Proteins found in one Aneurinibacillus uraniidurans genomic segment:
- the flgG gene encoding flagellar basal body rod protein FlgG translates to MLRSMYSGIGGLRGFQTKLDVIGNNIANVNTTGFKKSRVEFQDILSQTMSGGSAPGDLGGTNPKQVGLGSAIAAIDVIHTQGGFMTTSVPTDLAIEGNGFFMVKDATDQVFVTRAGNFSFDRDGNLVNSNGLFVLDSGGAKVTLGTTMDKIKSYSIGADGKITYTDDAGKTDTTTTGVGIAMVENPAGLEKVGANLYKLTASATEDPAAPKWGEANKEARGAIRAGILEMSNVDLSEEFTEMIVAQRGFQANSRIITTSDSILEELVNLKR, encoded by the coding sequence ATGTACTCAGGTATCGGTGGATTACGCGGTTTCCAGACGAAACTGGATGTTATCGGTAATAATATTGCTAACGTAAATACAACCGGCTTCAAGAAAAGCCGTGTGGAATTTCAAGATATTTTGAGTCAGACAATGTCAGGAGGAAGTGCGCCTGGTGATCTGGGTGGAACGAATCCGAAACAGGTTGGGTTAGGATCTGCCATAGCTGCTATTGATGTCATTCATACACAAGGTGGATTTATGACAACGAGCGTTCCGACTGACCTCGCTATTGAGGGGAATGGATTTTTTATGGTAAAGGATGCAACTGATCAGGTTTTTGTGACGCGTGCAGGGAACTTCTCTTTTGACCGAGATGGTAATCTCGTAAACTCCAATGGTCTATTCGTTCTTGATAGTGGTGGTGCGAAAGTGACGTTAGGGACAACTATGGATAAAATTAAATCCTATTCCATTGGTGCAGACGGTAAAATTACGTATACGGATGATGCCGGTAAAACTGATACAACAACTACTGGAGTCGGTATCGCTATGGTTGAGAATCCGGCTGGATTAGAAAAAGTAGGAGCGAACCTCTACAAACTCACAGCATCCGCCACAGAAGATCCTGCTGCTCCTAAGTGGGGTGAAGCCAATAAAGAGGCTCGAGGAGCAATTCGTGCAGGTATTCTAGAAATGTCCAACGTGGATCTTTCTGAAGAATTTACCGAAATGATCGTCGCACAGCGTGGTTTCCAGGCGAACTCCCGGATTATCACCACATCTGACTCCATTCTTGAAGAACTTGTAAACTTAAAACGATAG
- a CDS encoding flagellar FlbD family protein, whose protein sequence is MIRLTRLNGKEYVVNGLLIESVEATPDTMITLVNGKKFVIRESIPEVLSALTNFYREINVIKTMQLQERDRKAEGLKDA, encoded by the coding sequence ATGATCCGCCTGACCCGATTGAATGGAAAAGAATACGTTGTAAATGGATTGCTGATCGAAAGTGTAGAAGCGACACCAGACACGATGATTACATTGGTCAACGGAAAAAAGTTTGTCATCCGAGAATCTATTCCCGAGGTTCTTTCAGCCCTGACCAATTTTTATAGAGAGATTAATGTGATTAAAACAATGCAGTTACAGGAACGAGACCGTAAAGCGGAGGGGTTGAAAGATGCTTAA